Proteins co-encoded in one Halorussus lipolyticus genomic window:
- a CDS encoding helix-turn-helix transcriptional regulator, translating into MCSNIARKPLLDVLEQRIDALESVRESGKDKRELVEDLDCSRSTVDRSIRELESRGLVTHSAGEYRPTTFGRLATAEYRRFEERVETMKRLRPALEWLPVEEFALDFGCLADAEVIVSTPSDPYAPANRHADVASQAETFRALLPAVGLNQLEAGRASAVEDDQRQHVVVQPDVAEQLRAKPHYAEKIREMVDTGRVDISVYDGTIPYFLGLYDETVHVGVEDDDGIPRALIETDAEEVLDWAESTFAEYERAAEGFD; encoded by the coding sequence ATGTGTTCGAATATCGCTCGTAAACCGCTATTGGACGTCCTCGAACAGCGTATCGACGCGCTCGAATCAGTCCGAGAGTCCGGGAAAGACAAGCGCGAACTGGTCGAGGACCTCGATTGCTCGCGCTCGACAGTCGATAGAAGTATTCGGGAACTCGAATCGCGGGGCCTCGTGACCCACTCGGCGGGCGAGTATCGCCCGACCACCTTCGGCCGACTCGCGACCGCGGAGTACCGGCGCTTCGAGGAGCGCGTCGAGACGATGAAACGCCTCAGACCCGCCTTGGAGTGGCTTCCGGTCGAGGAGTTCGCCCTCGATTTCGGGTGTCTCGCGGACGCCGAGGTCATCGTCTCGACGCCGAGCGACCCCTACGCGCCGGCGAACCGCCACGCCGACGTGGCCTCGCAGGCCGAGACGTTTCGGGCGCTTTTGCCCGCGGTCGGCCTGAATCAACTGGAGGCCGGGCGAGCGTCTGCGGTCGAGGACGACCAACGCCAACACGTCGTGGTCCAACCGGACGTGGCCGAGCAGTTGCGGGCCAAGCCCCACTACGCCGAGAAAATCAGGGAGATGGTCGATACCGGGCGCGTCGATATTTCGGTGTACGACGGGACGATTCCGTACTTCCTCGGCCTCTACGACGAGACGGTCCACGTCGGCGTCGAGGACGACGACGGAATCCCGCGGGCGCTCATCGAAACCGACGCCGAGGAGGTCCTCGACTGGGCGGAATCGACCTTCGCCGAGTACGAACGGGCGGCGGAGGGGTTCGACTGA
- a CDS encoding XapX domain-containing protein — MNVTLTLLALLTGFVTGALFTFLGIPMPAPPELPGVVGIVGVYLGYKAVEYYDVGVDILSVLGLAG, encoded by the coding sequence ATGAACGTCACACTCACCCTGCTGGCACTCCTGACGGGGTTCGTCACGGGCGCACTGTTCACCTTCCTCGGCATCCCGATGCCCGCGCCGCCGGAACTCCCCGGCGTGGTCGGCATCGTCGGCGTCTACCTCGGCTACAAGGCGGTCGAATACTACGACGTTGGCGTGGATATTCTCTCGGTCCTCGGACTGGCCGGGTGA
- a CDS encoding FAD-binding protein: MHEHDVLVIGGGGAGLRAAIAAHEEGADVAIVTKLHPVRSHTGAAEGGINAALREGDDWELHAYDTMKGSDYLGDAPAIETLAQDSPGETIQLENWGMPFSREDDGRVSQRPFGGLSFARTTYAGAETGHHMLHTMYEQVVKRGIQVYDEWYVSNLAVTDHDDPADRECHGVVAYDIKTGKVEGFKARNGVILATGGTGQVYDHTTNAVANTGDGAAMAYRAGVPLEDMEFVQFHPTTLPSTGVLISEGVRGEGGILYNSEGERFMFEYGYANNAGELASRDVVSRAELTEVNAGRGVEDEYVYLDMRHLGEERITDRLENILHLARDFEGVDGLEEPMPVKPGQHYEMGGIETDENGETLIDGLYAAGECACVSVHGSNRLGGNALPELIVFGARAGRHAAGKDLGEAEITTGKTSEIEEETDLETPVEPGAVTTTDEDVAADGGAAVVEPDETVRHTVERERTRIEELMEKDEGIQHAELREDLQKSMTENVNVFRNEEGLKQALEDIREVREAYQDVYVNDPSRTFNTDLIHTIETQNLIDLAEAITLGALARDEFRGAHWRQEHQERKDDEWLKHTMLSWNDGSPELWYKPVILEGEAKTYEPKERSY, translated from the coding sequence ATGCACGAACACGACGTTCTGGTAATCGGCGGCGGCGGTGCCGGACTCCGTGCGGCCATCGCGGCCCACGAGGAGGGCGCGGACGTGGCCATCGTCACGAAACTCCACCCCGTCCGGTCCCACACCGGCGCGGCCGAAGGCGGTATCAACGCGGCGCTCCGCGAGGGCGACGACTGGGAACTCCACGCCTACGACACGATGAAGGGGTCGGACTACCTCGGCGACGCCCCCGCAATCGAGACCCTCGCACAGGACAGTCCCGGCGAGACCATCCAACTCGAAAACTGGGGCATGCCGTTCTCCCGCGAGGACGACGGCCGGGTCTCCCAGCGACCGTTCGGCGGCCTATCCTTCGCCCGGACGACCTACGCCGGTGCCGAGACCGGCCACCACATGCTCCACACGATGTACGAGCAGGTCGTCAAGCGCGGGATTCAGGTCTACGACGAGTGGTACGTCTCGAACCTCGCGGTCACCGACCACGACGACCCGGCGGACCGCGAGTGTCACGGCGTCGTCGCCTACGACATCAAGACCGGCAAGGTCGAGGGCTTCAAGGCGCGTAACGGCGTCATCCTTGCCACCGGTGGCACCGGGCAGGTGTACGACCACACAACCAACGCGGTGGCCAACACCGGCGACGGTGCCGCGATGGCCTACCGCGCCGGCGTGCCCCTCGAAGACATGGAGTTCGTCCAGTTCCACCCGACCACGCTCCCCTCCACCGGGGTCCTGATTTCCGAGGGCGTGCGCGGTGAGGGTGGCATCCTCTACAACTCCGAGGGCGAGCGGTTCATGTTCGAGTACGGCTACGCCAACAACGCCGGGGAACTGGCCTCCCGCGACGTGGTGTCGCGCGCCGAACTCACGGAGGTCAACGCGGGCAGAGGCGTCGAGGACGAGTACGTCTACCTCGACATGCGCCACCTCGGCGAGGAACGCATCACCGACCGACTCGAAAACATCCTCCACCTCGCGCGGGACTTCGAGGGCGTGGACGGCCTCGAAGAACCGATGCCGGTCAAGCCCGGCCAGCACTACGAGATGGGCGGCATCGAGACCGACGAGAACGGCGAGACGCTCATCGACGGTCTCTACGCCGCCGGCGAGTGTGCCTGCGTCTCGGTCCACGGGTCGAATCGCTTAGGCGGCAACGCCCTGCCGGAACTCATCGTCTTCGGCGCGCGCGCCGGTCGCCACGCCGCGGGCAAGGACCTCGGCGAGGCCGAGATTACGACGGGCAAGACCAGCGAAATCGAGGAGGAGACCGACCTCGAAACGCCGGTCGAACCCGGTGCCGTCACCACGACCGACGAGGACGTGGCCGCCGACGGCGGGGCCGCCGTGGTCGAACCCGACGAGACGGTCCGACACACCGTCGAGCGCGAGCGGACCCGCATCGAGGAGCTAATGGAGAAAGACGAGGGCATCCAGCACGCCGAACTCCGCGAGGACCTCCAGAAGTCGATGACCGAGAACGTCAACGTCTTCCGGAACGAGGAGGGCCTCAAGCAGGCGCTCGAAGACATCCGCGAGGTCCGCGAGGCCTATCAGGACGTGTACGTCAACGACCCCTCGCGCACGTTCAACACCGACCTCATCCACACCATCGAGACCCAGAACCTCATCGACCTCGCCGAGGCCATCACGCTCGGCGCGTTGGCCCGCGACGAGTTCCGTGGTGCCCACTGGCGACAGGAGCATCAGGAGCGCAAGGACGACGAGTGGCTCAAGCACACGATGCTCTCGTGGAACGACGGAAGCCCGGAACTCTGGTACAAGCCGGTCATCCTCGAAGGCGAGGCGAAGACCTACGAGCCGAAAGAACGCTCGTACTGA
- a CDS encoding succinate dehydrogenase — translation MAERYSSFQSGSLSWFLQRITAAFLVVVLAFHFFLLHFVNHASEVTFAGTSARMEQWGYLLTMVLFLLTATFHGVNGVYAALLNQGLTGGKKTAVKGILAIAGLALAAQGTYLALVMSGVM, via the coding sequence ATGGCCGAGCGCTACTCGTCGTTCCAGAGCGGAAGCCTCTCGTGGTTCCTCCAGCGAATAACGGCGGCCTTCCTCGTCGTGGTGCTGGCGTTCCACTTCTTCCTCCTGCACTTCGTCAACCACGCCTCGGAGGTCACCTTCGCCGGGACCAGCGCCCGGATGGAGCAGTGGGGCTACCTGCTGACGATGGTGCTGTTCCTCCTGACCGCGACCTTCCACGGCGTCAACGGCGTCTACGCCGCCCTGCTGAATCAGGGCCTGACCGGCGGCAAGAAGACCGCCGTGAAGGGTATCCTCGCCATCGCGGGCCTCGCGCTGGCGGCACAGGGCACCTACCTCGCACTCGTCATGTCCGGAGTGATGTAA
- a CDS encoding alpha/beta fold hydrolase codes for MDSLESADGVEIAYERYGEGRPLVLVHGSNDFKSTWQPIRPLLEDDFELFAMDRRGRGASGDADGYVFDREVEDVLAVIEAAKEASDDEQVALWGHSFGGVCALEAARRTDAVAELILHEPPVLLEPHREAHTEMAAQLTAQASEDSDEAALKWFLREGLGLPEPMIANMPMWDQRVGFADATRRELDAVMMYRPPETPKLGAETLVLWGSESPAHLRETADELADRIADSEVRRLDGRGHLAHALAPDAVADEVLDFLG; via the coding sequence ATGGACTCGCTCGAATCCGCCGACGGCGTGGAAATCGCCTACGAACGCTACGGCGAGGGCAGACCGCTGGTCCTCGTCCACGGGAGCAACGACTTCAAAAGTACGTGGCAACCGATTCGGCCGCTACTGGAAGACGACTTCGAGTTGTTCGCCATGGACCGCAGGGGCCGAGGAGCCAGCGGTGACGCCGACGGCTACGTCTTCGACCGGGAAGTCGAGGACGTGCTGGCGGTCATCGAGGCCGCGAAGGAAGCGAGCGACGACGAGCAGGTCGCGCTCTGGGGCCACTCCTTCGGCGGGGTCTGCGCGCTGGAGGCCGCCCGGCGGACCGACGCGGTGGCGGAACTGATTCTGCACGAACCGCCGGTCCTTCTCGAACCCCACCGCGAGGCCCACACCGAGATGGCCGCCCAGTTGACCGCGCAGGCCAGCGAGGACAGCGACGAGGCCGCGCTGAAGTGGTTCCTCCGGGAGGGTCTGGGGCTTCCGGAACCGATGATAGCCAACATGCCGATGTGGGACCAGCGAGTCGGGTTCGCGGACGCGACCCGCCGGGAGCTAGACGCCGTGATGATGTACCGCCCGCCGGAAACCCCGAAACTCGGGGCCGAGACGTTGGTCCTCTGGGGGTCCGAGAGTCCGGCCCACCTCCGGGAGACCGCCGACGAGTTGGCCGACCGAATCGCCGACAGCGAGGTCCGGCGACTCGACGGCCGGGGGCATCTGGCCCACGCGCTGGCCCCCGATGCGGTCGCCGACGAGGTTTTGGACTTTCTCGGGTAG
- a CDS encoding DUF7556 family protein yields the protein MPTADLDESFEEGEVMFAVDDSDDERTTVIADVSNDEAYLAMPFEESHTLSQWR from the coding sequence ATCCCCACAGCCGACCTCGACGAATCGTTCGAAGAGGGAGAAGTCATGTTCGCTGTCGATGACAGCGACGACGAGCGCACGACTGTCATCGCGGACGTATCGAACGACGAAGCGTATCTGGCGATGCCGTTCGAGGAGTCCCACACCCTCTCGCAGTGGCGATAA
- a CDS encoding PKD domain-containing protein translates to MKRAILVGVLTLLVAGAPVVGTVGAVSAPSDAGNTSSPPDRWAKTVGGNDDDKLATGVRVDDGYLVVGWSKSLTDGDAHDGYVAMLDRAGETKWEKSYGGSGEDKIFDIETVEDGYLVVGVTTEGGTEDGWLMKLGPEGQKQWERTYGSSGPEEFWSVARSGGNIYVGGWEKEDGHTQAWAMKLTDKGKAVWSETYSTLRSGSDEYVNSIFVTGNGDLLLTGTTQGSSTDPSDGWVLRVDGQGEVEWDRTYGGHEFDKVHDAVAASDGGYVLAGRTASKGNGEQDGWMLKIGGDGETKWERTYGTRKDDAFYGIHNDPDGGYVVSGTKHVLGEVGADGWVLKTDSKGKRGWAETFGGEYWDKFWPVIEGHGGGYLAIGESTSYSESRDGWVVRIGGPAVSAIEDADANESGTTVTLDDSPVRAITLSDSNVSGVVSVAEEPNVSALSPPGDALYAVTMDGPSALANGSANVEFTVQTGVVETNLSDVKVAQQTAEGWTMLKTTVVSEENGTAVLAVETEGTGTLVVTDVPAPSASIDADESVLVGETIELSASGSSAAGNATLAGYEWSVGTESFSGQTASAGFDSVGNRTVELTVTDQNGLQDTATATLVVNDRPEVSVSAPDSATVGKATSLSADVTDEVGDVTVTWRFASGKVTGESVEHSFGSPGTQTVTVVVEDEYGATVTKDVQVQVQAQGSDAGQATETTTADSGGEVPGFGVGAALVALLGAVVVAARLRG, encoded by the coding sequence ATGAAACGAGCGATTTTGGTCGGCGTACTGACGCTGTTGGTTGCAGGCGCACCGGTCGTCGGCACGGTCGGGGCGGTGAGCGCGCCCTCCGACGCCGGAAACACGTCCAGTCCGCCAGACCGGTGGGCCAAGACGGTCGGGGGTAACGACGACGACAAACTAGCGACCGGCGTGAGAGTCGATGACGGCTACCTCGTCGTCGGATGGTCGAAAAGTCTGACCGACGGCGACGCCCACGACGGCTACGTCGCCATGCTCGACCGGGCGGGCGAGACCAAGTGGGAGAAATCTTACGGCGGGTCCGGCGAGGACAAAATCTTCGACATCGAGACGGTCGAAGACGGCTACCTCGTCGTCGGCGTAACGACCGAGGGCGGGACCGAAGACGGGTGGCTGATGAAACTCGGTCCCGAGGGCCAGAAGCAGTGGGAACGGACCTACGGTTCGAGCGGTCCCGAGGAGTTCTGGTCGGTCGCTCGGTCGGGCGGCAACATCTACGTCGGCGGGTGGGAGAAGGAAGACGGCCACACCCAAGCGTGGGCGATGAAGTTGACCGACAAGGGCAAGGCGGTCTGGAGCGAGACCTACAGCACGCTCCGGTCGGGGTCCGACGAGTACGTCAACTCCATCTTCGTGACCGGCAACGGCGACCTGCTTTTGACCGGGACCACGCAAGGCTCCTCGACCGACCCCTCCGACGGGTGGGTCCTCCGCGTCGATGGACAGGGGGAAGTCGAGTGGGACCGGACCTACGGCGGCCACGAGTTCGACAAGGTTCACGACGCGGTGGCGGCCTCCGACGGCGGGTACGTCCTCGCGGGCCGGACCGCCAGCAAGGGTAACGGCGAACAGGACGGCTGGATGCTCAAAATCGGCGGCGACGGCGAGACGAAGTGGGAACGGACCTACGGCACTCGCAAGGACGACGCCTTCTACGGCATCCACAACGACCCCGACGGCGGCTACGTGGTCTCGGGGACCAAGCACGTCCTCGGCGAGGTCGGTGCCGACGGGTGGGTCCTGAAGACCGACTCGAAGGGCAAGCGCGGGTGGGCCGAGACCTTCGGCGGCGAGTACTGGGACAAGTTCTGGCCGGTCATCGAGGGCCACGGCGGCGGTTACCTCGCAATCGGCGAATCGACCAGTTACAGCGAGAGCAGAGACGGGTGGGTCGTCCGTATCGGCGGCCCGGCGGTCTCTGCCATCGAGGACGCCGACGCGAACGAGTCCGGAACCACGGTGACGCTCGACGACTCGCCGGTCCGGGCGATTACGCTCTCGGACTCGAACGTCTCGGGCGTGGTGTCGGTGGCCGAGGAGCCGAACGTCTCGGCGCTCTCGCCGCCGGGCGATGCGCTCTACGCGGTCACGATGGACGGGCCGAGCGCGCTGGCGAACGGTTCCGCGAACGTCGAGTTCACGGTCCAGACCGGCGTGGTCGAGACCAACCTCTCGGACGTGAAGGTCGCCCAGCAGACCGCCGAGGGGTGGACGATGCTGAAGACGACGGTGGTCTCCGAGGAGAACGGCACGGCGGTCCTCGCTGTCGAAACCGAGGGCACCGGCACGCTGGTCGTGACCGACGTGCCCGCGCCGAGTGCGAGCATCGACGCCGACGAGTCGGTGCTGGTCGGCGAGACCATTGAACTCTCCGCGAGCGGTTCGTCGGCCGCCGGAAACGCCACGCTGGCGGGCTACGAGTGGTCGGTCGGCACTGAGAGCTTCAGCGGTCAGACCGCGAGCGCCGGGTTCGACAGCGTGGGCAATCGTACGGTCGAGTTGACCGTGACCGACCAGAACGGGCTTCAGGACACCGCGACGGCGACCCTCGTGGTCAACGACCGGCCCGAGGTCAGCGTCTCGGCACCCGACTCGGCGACGGTCGGCAAGGCAACCAGCCTCTCGGCCGACGTGACCGACGAGGTGGGCGACGTGACGGTGACGTGGCGCTTCGCCAGCGGGAAAGTCACGGGCGAGTCGGTCGAACACAGCTTCGGGTCGCCCGGCACGCAGACGGTGACGGTGGTCGTGGAAGACGAGTACGGCGCGACCGTGACCAAGGACGTGCAGGTGCAGGTCCAAGCGCAGGGTAGTGACGCGGGGCAGGCGACCGAGACCACGACCGCTGATTCAGGCGGCGAGGTCCCCGGATTCGGTGTCGGTGCCGCATTGGTCGCGCTCCTCGGGGCAGTGGTGGTCGCGGCGCGCCTCCGCGGATAG
- the sdhC gene encoding succinate dehydrogenase, cytochrome b556 subunit — protein sequence MSQSYNRGLIEDFGRWREFTAGMWAWILHKFTGWVLIGYLFTHIAVLSTATTGATAYTDTIQGLESLLVVRVMEVGLLAVAVFHILNGVRLLFVDLGLGLEQQDKSFYASLVVTGVIVLASVPTFLEGAF from the coding sequence ATGAGTCAATCGTACAATCGAGGCCTCATCGAAGATTTCGGCCGGTGGCGGGAGTTCACGGCCGGGATGTGGGCCTGGATACTTCACAAGTTCACCGGGTGGGTACTCATCGGCTACCTGTTCACCCACATCGCCGTGCTGAGTACCGCAACGACCGGTGCGACCGCGTACACCGACACGATTCAGGGGCTTGAAAGCCTGCTCGTCGTCCGCGTCATGGAAGTCGGTCTGCTGGCAGTCGCCGTCTTCCACATCCTGAACGGGGTCCGTCTGCTGTTCGTGGACCTCGGACTCGGACTCGAGCAACAGGACAAGAGCTTCTACGCATCGCTGGTCGTCACGGGCGTCATCGTACTGGCAAGTGTTCCGACGTTCTTGGAGGGGGCGTTCTGA
- a CDS encoding ATP-grasp domain-containing protein yields the protein MTADGSTVKVGVLSLHNSKETKAILNAVEDLGHEPFWLREENTAVRLSDGEVVLEPEVDIVANRLLLSNTEQPSEAVGLAKIYDSVLPVLNDPNSVMTAIHKFSTATALADADIPVPDALLALSNDRLNDGRDDFGEEAVYKTAIGTHGGGTWKVGPDELVNPRVGDRQAFLQELIERDEGEHRDLRVYVVGDRIIGAMNRYAPDNDWRTNVALGGAVEDATENLPREVANIARDAAEVIGLDYAGVDLIEGHDGWYVLEVNPTAGFKGLFKATGRSAAPYIAQLAIERGGGTVDEAKVDDLTASLDDSVPACKPMPKDIGSGEPIVVGYTEEVILSGTSGSETVIAKSDTGATRTSIDTKLAAEIGAGPIKSIAKVKSGSSKSSRSRPVVDVVVGVGGNRHTVTASVEDRGHMDYPVLLGRDILKHYQVNVQKRVDQEEESEEEEEEHTEE from the coding sequence ATGACTGCAGATGGTTCTACCGTGAAGGTGGGTGTGCTGAGTCTCCACAACAGCAAAGAAACGAAAGCGATTCTGAACGCGGTCGAGGACCTCGGTCACGAACCGTTCTGGCTCCGCGAGGAGAACACGGCGGTCCGCCTCTCGGACGGCGAAGTCGTCCTCGAACCCGAGGTGGACATCGTGGCGAATCGACTCCTGCTGTCGAACACCGAACAGCCCTCGGAGGCGGTCGGACTGGCGAAGATATACGACAGCGTTCTGCCGGTGCTGAACGACCCGAACTCCGTGATGACGGCGATTCACAAGTTCTCGACTGCGACCGCGCTGGCCGACGCCGACATCCCGGTGCCCGACGCCCTGCTGGCGCTGTCGAACGACCGCCTCAACGACGGCCGGGACGACTTCGGCGAGGAGGCCGTCTACAAGACCGCCATCGGGACCCACGGCGGCGGGACGTGGAAGGTCGGCCCCGACGAACTCGTCAATCCCCGCGTCGGCGACCGACAGGCGTTCCTGCAGGAACTCATCGAGCGCGACGAGGGCGAACACCGCGACCTGCGGGTCTACGTCGTCGGCGACCGCATCATCGGCGCGATGAACCGCTACGCGCCGGACAACGACTGGCGGACCAACGTCGCGCTCGGCGGTGCCGTCGAGGACGCGACCGAAAATCTCCCCCGAGAAGTGGCGAACATCGCCCGCGACGCCGCCGAGGTCATCGGTCTCGACTACGCCGGCGTGGACCTCATCGAGGGCCACGACGGGTGGTACGTCCTCGAAGTCAACCCGACCGCGGGCTTCAAGGGCCTGTTCAAGGCGACCGGCCGGAGCGCCGCGCCCTACATCGCCCAACTCGCCATCGAGCGCGGCGGCGGCACCGTGGACGAGGCCAAGGTCGATGACCTGACGGCCTCGCTGGACGACTCGGTGCCCGCCTGCAAGCCGATGCCCAAGGACATCGGGTCGGGCGAACCCATCGTGGTCGGCTACACCGAGGAGGTCATCCTGAGCGGCACCAGCGGGTCCGAGACGGTCATCGCCAAGTCCGACACCGGCGCGACCCGGACCAGCATCGACACCAAACTCGCGGCCGAAATCGGTGCCGGTCCCATCAAGAGCATCGCCAAGGTCAAGTCCGGGTCGAGCAAGTCGAGTCGCTCCCGGCCGGTCGTGGACGTGGTGGTCGGCGTCGGTGGGAACCGCCACACCGTGACCGCCAGCGTCGAGGACCGCGGGCACATGGATTATCCGGTCCTACTGGGCCGCGACATCCTGAAGCACTATCAGGTCAACGTTCAGAAGCGCGTGGACCAAGAGGAGGAGAGCGAGGAGGAAGAAGAAGAACACACCGAGGAGTAA
- a CDS encoding succinate dehydrogenase/fumarate reductase iron-sulfur subunit, with product MSTQVPEEQEQTDPETQETETSVEPQESPGDRRRAERDATRQRREQAAAQPAEPDEDAVLLKVFRYDPEVEGKMEPRFDDFYVPREKGMTVLDALIYARDHFDTTLTFRHSCRQAVCGSDALFINGRQRLGCQTQISDLDNPVRVEPLPHQDVVKDLVVDMEHFYDQMHAVEPFFQPEEESGGDLEEYRQTRDNREKIKMSTRCIWCGACMSSCNIAAGDNQYLGPAAINKAYRFAMDEREGENMKEHRLNVMDQEHGVWRCQTQFSCTNVCPKDIPLTEHIQELKREAVKQNLKFW from the coding sequence ATGAGCACGCAAGTACCCGAAGAGCAAGAACAGACCGACCCCGAGACCCAAGAGACCGAAACCTCGGTCGAACCCCAAGAGTCGCCGGGCGACCGACGGCGGGCCGAGCGCGACGCCACGCGCCAACGGCGCGAGCAGGCGGCGGCCCAACCCGCCGAACCCGACGAGGACGCGGTTCTCCTCAAGGTGTTCCGGTACGACCCGGAGGTCGAAGGCAAGATGGAACCGCGCTTCGACGACTTCTACGTCCCCCGCGAGAAGGGGATGACGGTCCTCGACGCGCTCATCTACGCCCGAGACCACTTCGACACGACGCTGACCTTCCGTCACTCCTGTCGGCAGGCGGTCTGTGGCTCCGACGCGCTGTTCATCAACGGCCGACAGCGCCTCGGCTGTCAGACCCAGATTTCGGACCTCGACAACCCGGTTCGGGTCGAACCCCTGCCCCATCAGGACGTGGTGAAGGACCTCGTGGTGGACATGGAACACTTCTATGACCAGATGCACGCGGTCGAACCCTTCTTCCAACCGGAAGAGGAGTCCGGCGGTGACCTCGAAGAGTACCGCCAGACTCGGGACAACCGCGAGAAAATCAAGATGTCCACGCGGTGCATCTGGTGCGGTGCCTGCATGTCGTCGTGTAACATCGCGGCCGGGGACAACCAGTACCTCGGTCCGGCGGCCATCAACAAGGCCTACCGGTTCGCCATGGACGAGCGGGAAGGCGAGAACATGAAGGAGCATCGGCTGAACGTGATGGACCAAGAACACGGCGTCTGGCGGTGCCAGACCCAGTTCTCCTGTACCAACGTCTGTCCGAAGGACATCCCGCTGACCGAACACATTCAGGAACTCAAGCGAGAAGCGGTCAAGCAGAACCTCAAGTTCTGGTAG
- a CDS encoding succinylglutamate desuccinylase/aspartoacylase family protein, translated as MTGSDADADPEAFTYNGGIVEPGETQNVRYGISETYLGDPVRIPVTIVNGAEPGPKVFLSAAAHGDELNGIEVVREVAHEWNHEDLCGTLVCMPVLNVPGFLAQERYLPIYDRDLNRSFPGRAGSTSAKRMAHQIFRNFIAPCDLGLDFHTSTRGRTNMLHVRADMANPEVARLAKAFGSNVVISSEGPSGTLRREATDYGIPTITIEMGEAHRFQREFIDRGLEGVASVLAEYSVHRTDAVKWPGWRTIIDDDKEKTWIRADAGGLVDMHHERGSLVYEGDTICTITNPFKTDREPVEAPFTGLLVGVLENPVVYPGNPLCHMVELSANTRKALKRERAQSESVETPTPPPAVPESR; from the coding sequence ATGACCGGTTCGGATGCGGACGCGGACCCGGAGGCGTTTACCTACAACGGCGGCATCGTCGAGCCGGGCGAGACCCAGAACGTCCGCTACGGTATCAGCGAGACGTATCTGGGCGACCCGGTTCGCATCCCCGTCACCATCGTCAACGGGGCCGAACCCGGCCCGAAGGTGTTCCTCTCGGCGGCGGCCCACGGCGACGAACTCAACGGCATCGAGGTCGTCCGCGAGGTGGCCCACGAGTGGAACCACGAGGACCTCTGTGGCACGCTGGTCTGCATGCCCGTCCTGAACGTCCCCGGCTTTCTCGCCCAAGAGCGGTATCTCCCCATCTACGACCGGGACCTGAATCGCTCGTTCCCCGGCCGAGCAGGGTCCACCAGCGCCAAGCGAATGGCCCACCAGATATTCCGGAACTTCATCGCGCCCTGCGACCTCGGTCTGGACTTCCACACCTCGACCCGCGGGCGAACCAACATGCTCCACGTCCGGGCCGACATGGCTAACCCCGAGGTCGCCCGCCTCGCCAAGGCGTTCGGGTCGAACGTCGTTATCTCCTCGGAGGGTCCCTCGGGAACCCTGCGCCGGGAGGCCACCGACTACGGCATCCCGACCATCACCATCGAGATGGGCGAGGCCCACCGCTTCCAGCGCGAGTTCATCGACCGCGGACTGGAGGGCGTCGCGAGCGTCCTCGCCGAGTACAGCGTCCACCGCACCGACGCGGTGAAGTGGCCCGGCTGGCGCACCATCATCGACGACGATAAGGAGAAGACGTGGATTCGGGCCGACGCCGGCGGACTGGTAGACATGCACCACGAGCGCGGGTCGCTGGTCTACGAGGGCGACACCATCTGTACGATTACCAACCCCTTCAAGACCGACCGCGAACCGGTCGAAGCACCCTTCACCGGCCTGCTGGTCGGCGTGCTGGAGAATCCGGTCGTCTATCCCGGCAACCCCCTGTGTCACATGGTCGAACTCTCCGCCAACACCCGGAAGGCCCTCAAGCGGGAACGCGCCCAGAGCGAATCGGTCGAGACGCCGACGCCACCCCCGGCGGTCCCCGAGAGCCGATAA